The proteins below are encoded in one region of Takifugu rubripes chromosome 1, fTakRub1.2, whole genome shotgun sequence:
- the trub1 gene encoding pseudouridylate synthase TRUB1 isoform X1, translating into MANVSSTSGTSSLSKLQSLNGLFAIYKKPGPTSADVLNSLKTALLNEAGVQNLNPRKRKKQEIKMGHGGTLDSAASGVLVVGVGYGTKMLSTMLEGSKKYVAVGELGKATDTLDATGTVILQKEFEHITRFDFEEKMKGFTGDIMQVPPLYSALKTHGQRLSVLLKKGHKVEAKPARPVTVYNLDLKEFKPPHFTLDVECGGGFYVRSLVDDLGKALSSCAHVKELIRTKQDRFTLEHHALHEEHWTFEHIMRSLQPC; encoded by the exons ATGGCAAACGTTAGTTCCACTTCGGGAACTAGTTCTCTCTCTAAGCTACAATCTTTGAATGGACTGTTTGCGATATATAAAAAACCAGGACCGACGTCTGCCGATGTGTTAAACAGTCTCAAAACAGCATTGCTAAATG AAGCTGGTGTTCAAAACTTAAATCCgcgaaaaagaaagaaacaagagATCAAGATGGGTCACGGGGGGACGCTGGACAGCGCTGCCAGTGGGGTGCTCG TTGTTGGTGTCGGGTATGGTACTAAAATGCTCTCAACAATGTTAGAGGGTTCAAAG aAATATGTGGCTGTGGGGGAACTTGGGAAAGCAACGGATACTCTTGATGCTACTGGAACTGTGATCCTTCAGAAAGAGTTTG AACACATAACTAGGTTCGACTttgaggagaaaatgaaaggtTTCACAGGTGACATCATGCAGGTTCCTCCACT ATACTCTGCTCTAAAGACACATGGCCagcgtctgtctgtccttctaaAGAAAGGTCACAAGGTAGAAGCCAAGCCAGCTCGCCCCGTCACTGTCTACAATTTAGATCTAAAGGAGTTCAAACCTCCACACTTCACACTTG ATGTTGAGTGTGGTGGAGGATTTTATGTCAGAAGCTTGGTAGATGACCTGGGAAAAG CTCTTTCATCATGCGCTCATGTAAAGGAACTGATCCGGACCAAACAAGATCGCTTTACTCTGGAACACCATGCCTTGCATGAGGAGCACTGGACCTTTGAACATATAATGCGTTCTCTGCAGCCATGCTGA
- the trub1 gene encoding pseudouridylate synthase TRUB1 isoform X2 codes for MANVSSTSGTSSLSKLQSLNGLFAIYKKPGPTSADVLNSLKTALLNAGVQNLNPRKRKKQEIKMGHGGTLDSAASGVLVVGVGYGTKMLSTMLEGSKKYVAVGELGKATDTLDATGTVILQKEFEHITRFDFEEKMKGFTGDIMQVPPLYSALKTHGQRLSVLLKKGHKVEAKPARPVTVYNLDLKEFKPPHFTLDVECGGGFYVRSLVDDLGKALSSCAHVKELIRTKQDRFTLEHHALHEEHWTFEHIMRSLQPC; via the exons ATGGCAAACGTTAGTTCCACTTCGGGAACTAGTTCTCTCTCTAAGCTACAATCTTTGAATGGACTGTTTGCGATATATAAAAAACCAGGACCGACGTCTGCCGATGTGTTAAACAGTCTCAAAACAGCATTGCTAAATG CTGGTGTTCAAAACTTAAATCCgcgaaaaagaaagaaacaagagATCAAGATGGGTCACGGGGGGACGCTGGACAGCGCTGCCAGTGGGGTGCTCG TTGTTGGTGTCGGGTATGGTACTAAAATGCTCTCAACAATGTTAGAGGGTTCAAAG aAATATGTGGCTGTGGGGGAACTTGGGAAAGCAACGGATACTCTTGATGCTACTGGAACTGTGATCCTTCAGAAAGAGTTTG AACACATAACTAGGTTCGACTttgaggagaaaatgaaaggtTTCACAGGTGACATCATGCAGGTTCCTCCACT ATACTCTGCTCTAAAGACACATGGCCagcgtctgtctgtccttctaaAGAAAGGTCACAAGGTAGAAGCCAAGCCAGCTCGCCCCGTCACTGTCTACAATTTAGATCTAAAGGAGTTCAAACCTCCACACTTCACACTTG ATGTTGAGTGTGGTGGAGGATTTTATGTCAGAAGCTTGGTAGATGACCTGGGAAAAG CTCTTTCATCATGCGCTCATGTAAAGGAACTGATCCGGACCAAACAAGATCGCTTTACTCTGGAACACCATGCCTTGCATGAGGAGCACTGGACCTTTGAACATATAATGCGTTCTCTGCAGCCATGCTGA
- the trub1 gene encoding pseudouridylate synthase TRUB1 isoform X3: MGHGGTLDSAASGVLVVGVGYGTKMLSTMLEGSKKYVAVGELGKATDTLDATGTVILQKEFEHITRFDFEEKMKGFTGDIMQVPPLYSALKTHGQRLSVLLKKGHKVEAKPARPVTVYNLDLKEFKPPHFTLDVECGGGFYVRSLVDDLGKALSSCAHVKELIRTKQDRFTLEHHALHEEHWTFEHIMRSLQPC; this comes from the exons ATGGGTCACGGGGGGACGCTGGACAGCGCTGCCAGTGGGGTGCTCG TTGTTGGTGTCGGGTATGGTACTAAAATGCTCTCAACAATGTTAGAGGGTTCAAAG aAATATGTGGCTGTGGGGGAACTTGGGAAAGCAACGGATACTCTTGATGCTACTGGAACTGTGATCCTTCAGAAAGAGTTTG AACACATAACTAGGTTCGACTttgaggagaaaatgaaaggtTTCACAGGTGACATCATGCAGGTTCCTCCACT ATACTCTGCTCTAAAGACACATGGCCagcgtctgtctgtccttctaaAGAAAGGTCACAAGGTAGAAGCCAAGCCAGCTCGCCCCGTCACTGTCTACAATTTAGATCTAAAGGAGTTCAAACCTCCACACTTCACACTTG ATGTTGAGTGTGGTGGAGGATTTTATGTCAGAAGCTTGGTAGATGACCTGGGAAAAG CTCTTTCATCATGCGCTCATGTAAAGGAACTGATCCGGACCAAACAAGATCGCTTTACTCTGGAACACCATGCCTTGCATGAGGAGCACTGGACCTTTGAACATATAATGCGTTCTCTGCAGCCATGCTGA
- the hhex gene encoding hematopoietically-expressed homeobox protein hhex codes for MSVPLYAPTPIQPAHPTPFYIENILGRTSAATSSTFSCSSTVCSTPIIPTPTIPSPAFSFTSLISPYRTTIYEPSPIHHAAAALTAATYASAGTLTGSIYPFQHQHHRSMGEYAQTLLRHGPIGKPLLWSPYIQRPLHKRKGGQVRFSNDQTIELEKMFETQKYLSPPERKRLAKVLQLSERQVKTWFQNRRAKWRRLKQENPQSGQREVDDESTKRNNKSGDMREISGIQTVEYKRTVRNLELEPSSGCAVSSAASHQVNATLDSDGLDDTDLDLDIANDT; via the exons ATGAGCGTCCCACTTTACGCACCTACTCCAATCCAGCCGGCTCATCCGACACCCTTCTACATAGAAAACATTCTCGGAAGGACATCAGCCGCCACCTCTTCTACCTTTTCATGTTCTTCCACCGTCTGCTCCACTCCGATCATCCCCACGCCGACTATTCCATCGCCAGCTTTTTCATTCACGAGTCTTATTTCCCCTTACCGGACAACGATTTATGAGCCCTCACCGATTCACCACGCTGCCGCTGCACTCACGGCGGCAACGTACGCCTCTGCCGGGACTTTGACCGGATCCATCTACCCGttccagcaccagcaccaccgcTCCATGGGGGAGTACGCGCAGACGTTGCTAAGGCACGGCCCTATTG GGAAGCCGCTGCTGTGGTCCCCATACATCCAGCGACCACTACACAAACGAAAGGGTGGTCAAGTCCGCTTCTCCAATGATCAGACCATTGAGTTGGAGAAGATGTTCGAGACCCAAAAATACCTGTCACCTCCGGAGAGGAAGCGTCTGGCTAAGGTGCTTCAGCTGAGTGAGAGACAG GTAAAAACATGGTTCCAAAACCGTCGAGCCAAATGGCGTAGACTAAAACAG GAAAATCCTCAGAGTGGTCAACGAGAAGTGGACGACGAAAGCACCAAGAGAAATAATAAATCCGGTGATATGAGGGAGATCTCTGGGATTCAGACTGTGGAGTACAAGCGCACCGTGCGGAACCTCGAGCTGGAACCGTCGAGCGGTTGCGCTGTCAGCTCCGCAGCCTCGCACCAAGTGAACGCTACTTTGGACTCTGATGGGCTAGACGACACAGATCTTGACTTGGACATAGCGAACGACACATAG